The genomic region GCCCGCCTGAATCCCAAGGGAAAGCCAACAGCCAAGGACTATGACGATTTCCTGACGTGGGCCGTCATCGGCACGATCTTGGGCGGTCGCCTTGGCTACGTCCTGTTTTATCAGTTTGATTATTATTGGGCGCAGCCTTTAGAGGCGTTGCAGGTCTGGCATGGGGGCATGTCCTTTCACGGAGGGATGTTGGGCGTGATCACGGCGGCGCTTTTGTTCGTGCGGGCGCGTAAGCTTTCCTTTTTCGCGTTTACCGACGTATTGGCTGTTGTGACGCCGATTGGCCTAGGCCTTGGTCGCCTTGCGAACTTTGTGAACGGTGAGCTTTTTGGCCGCGTGACGGAGGCTCCGTGGGGCGTTGTGTTTCCGCGTGGTGGTGATTTGCCCCGCCATCCTAGCCAGTTGTATGAGGCGAGCTTGGAAGGCGCGGTGCTTTTGGTGATTATGCTGGTGCTGGCCTTTAACCCCAAGGTGCGGGCGAAGGAGGGGCTTTTGTCGGGTTTGTTCCTTGCCCTTTATGCCGCCTTTCGTTTCGGCGTGGAGTTTTTCCGTGAGCCTGACGCGCAGCTGGGCTTTCTGTTCGCGGGGGCGACGATGGGGCAATTGTTGTGCGTGCCGATGTTCCTGTTCGGTTCATACCTGATCGCTCGTGCCTTTAAAAAAGAGAGTAAGGAATGACCGCCCTAGAGAATATTTTGCGCGATGTGATCAAGGCGGAAGGGCCTGTTACCGTTGCGCGGTTTATGCAGCTTGCGCTCTCGCACCCACAGCATGGCTATTACATCAAGGGCGATCCGTTGGGCGTGGCGGCAGACTTCACAACCGCGCCGGAAATCAGCCAGATGTTTGGCGAGATGATTGGCTTATGGATGGTGGAGCAATGGCAGGCGCAAGGCTCACCTGCTCCCTTTACACTGCTGGAGCTGGGGGCAGGGCGCGGCACACTGCTGGCGGATGCTTTGCGGGCGACGGCCAAAGTGCCGAACTTTCATACGGCCATGAGACTGCGGATCATTGAGAGCAACGAAACGCTTAAGGCGATGCAGCGCGATAAGCTGGCTGCGTATCATCCGACCTATGGCGCGGATTTGTCCGATCTGCCGGAGCATCCGGTCTTTATGATCGCCAACGAGTTTTTTGATGTGATGCCAATCCATCAATATGAACGCCATGCGGAAGGCTGGCGCGAAAGGCTGGTGGGACTTGATGAAACGGGCTCTTTGATTTTTGTCGCGGGGACGCAAACCATCCCCTTGCCTTTGCCCGAAGGCGTTTCGTTTTATGAGTTGTCTCCCGCCGCCATTGGCCTTGCTCAGGCGATGGGCAGTCATATCGCGGCGCAGGGTGGCGCGGCGCTGATCATTGACTATGGTTATGCCGAGAACAGTGGCTCTGATACGCTGCAAGCCGTGTCGGGCCATGCTAGCGTCGATCCTTTAGCGCGAGCGGGCGCGGTTGACCTAACGGCGCATGTGGATTTTGCGGCGCTGCGTCTTGTGGCCTTAAAGGAGGCCGTTTTTGTGCCGCCTATCATCGGGCAGGGCGCGTTCCTTAAGGCTTTGGGAATCGACCTTCGCGCAAGGCAATTGAAGATGCAGGGAACATTAGAGCAGGCCGATGCCATTGACGAGGCGCTGCATCGGTTGACCTCGGCAGAAGAAATGGGCGTGTTGTTTAAGGTCATGGCCATTTCGCCAAAGGCCTTTCAAGATTTGGCAGGGTTCCCATGACGGTTGAGTGCCTTAAGGCCGCGTCATTGAACGCGATGATGTCCGTCACGCATGGTTTTTTCACGAGGGCGGGCGGCGTCAGTCAGGGCGTCTTTGCTTCGCTGAACGGCAAGATGGGGCTGGCCGATGATCCTTTGTTTGTTCGGGAGAACAGGCGGCGCGTGAATGTCGCGCTTGGCGTGAAGGACAACGTCTTTGTGGCGTGCAATCAGATTCACTCGACGGAGGTTATTCCTGTCGCCGCCGCATGGGACAGCGCGCATGAGCCGCCCGCCGATGCGATGGTGACGCGCAAGCGCGGCGTGACGCTGGGGATTGTGACGGCGGACTGTGCCCCTATCCTGTTCGCGGATGAGGCCGCGGGCGTGATTGGCGCGGCGCATGCGGGCTGGCGTGGCGCTTTGGGCGGCGTGATTGAAAACACGCTGGAGGCGATGGAGCGTTTCGGCGCGACGCGTGGTGCTATTAAGGCCGCCATTGGGCCTTGCATCTGGCAGGAGTCTTATGAAGTCGGCGCGAACTTTAAGATGCCGTTTCTGGCGCAAAGCGACGCGAACGAGATGTTTTTTAAGCCAGCGCAGAGGGAAGGACATTTCCTTTTCGATCTGCCCGCCTACATCGCGGCGCGGCTGCGCGAGGCGGGCGTGGAAAGCGTCGAGCGCCCGCCCGCCGATACGTTCGCGGATAAAGAGCGGTTTTTCAGCTATCGCCGCGAAACGCTGGGGATAGAGGCCAACGCAGGGCGGCAAATGGCGGCCATCGCTTTGGTTAACGCGTGACGCGTGTGAAAGTATAAAAGGTGTATTAAAAAGAGTTGTCCTTATGCTATCAAAGGACCCGATGGGAGCCTTTTGGACATCGTTAAACAGGAGATTTTGAGATGACGGATTATACAAACGCCGCTTTTAAAGAAGTTTTTGAACAAGCTAATGCGGGTGACATCACGGCCCAAGCCGAAATATTGAGCCGAACAGCTGCAAGAAAACTGGGGGATGATGCCTTGCCCTATTTGCAAGAGATAGCAGAAAAAGGAAATGTTCGCGCTCAAGGTGTTCTTGGGACCTGCTACCAATTCGGTATTGGCGTTGAGGTTGATCCCGAGGAAGCCGTGAAATGGTTCCGCATGGCTGCTGAACAAGGTATTGCTGATGCTCAATATATTTTTGGTGTCTGCTGCCATGAAGGGACAGGCGTTAAACAAGATAATGTGGAAGCCGTGAAATGGTTTAGGCAGGCTGCAGAACAAGGATTTCCTCTAGCTCAATATGTTCTTGGGACCTGCTACCAATTCGGTATTGGCGTCTATGTTGATCCTGTGGAAGCTGTGAAATGGTATCGCGCTTCCGCAGAACAAGGTAATGCTGATGCTCAATGCAATCTTGGAATATGCTATGGTGATCAGATCGGCGTGAGGGTTGACCCCAAGAAAGCCGTGAAATGGCTTCGCAAGGCCGCTGTACAAGGACATGCTTGCGCTCAAATTAAACTTGGGGTCTGCTGTGAGTATGGGTTCGGCGTTAAGAAAGATTTTGTTGAAGCCTCTAACTGGTTGGCAGCGGCAAGTCAGCAGGGTGATCGTGAGGCGGTTGATAGGCTCTTTGAGCTTTGCAAAAAGGACGCGACTTTGCGCGAGGCCTTCATAAAAGCCATGGGAACGGCCACGCGCCCTGAAGCTAAAGCTCCGCAAGCCCAATTACCAACCTGTAAAGCATAAGGTTTGTCTTTGGTGGGAGCGTGGGCGATGGAAGAGGAAGGCCCTTTCCATTGCTCCGCCCGTCATCCCAGAAAACTTTCTCTTCGGCTCACTCTTGTGAGACGAAAGAAAGTTGATCTGGGATCCAGCCTTTTTTCTATCCTCACTGTCTTTGTTTATCGCTTATGGAGAGCGAGTCTGGATCCCACGCCCATTTTCTTTCGCGCATCCGCCTTCGCGGCTCCGCCGCTACGGCGCGACAAGGGGGGCGCGAAGAGAAAATGTCTTGGGATGACGCGATTGGTGTGCGGGATGACGGAAGGGGGGCGATGACGAGAAAAAAGGATGGCCTATGCCACGGCTTTCCCATTCTGCCAGACCTTTTGCGTTTTGAAGCTGTGATCCAGCATGACGATGTCGGCGGCGTAAGTCGGTAGGAGCTTACCGAAGCGATGACCCAGTCCCAAAAACTCTGCCGGAATGGTGGAGGCCATGCGAAGAACCAATTCAGGATCAAGGCGTGCGTCGCGGATGCAGCGCGGCACGCACTCACCCAAGGTTAGGCTCGCGCCGCACAAGCCGCCCTTTTCGTTGTAGCAAGCTTGCCCGTTTGAGGCAGCCTTGCTGCCGCACAAATTGAATGGCTCTGGTTTCTCTGCGCCTGCGGGCGGCATGGCATCACTGACAAGGAAAAGCCTGTCTTTTGCTTTGGCGTGTGCGGCAAGGCGCATCATCTCTGGCGCAACATGGACGCCATCGCCGATAAGGCCCACATAGGATTCCGCGTCATCCAATGCCATGGCGGCAAGCGATGGGTCGCGGCCACCCATCGGCGGCATGGCGCTGAACAGATGCGTGAAGCCTTTGGCTCCCGCCGCCAGTGCCGCCCTGACTTGATCGGCAGAGGCCGCCGAATGACCCAGCGAGACGATGATGCCTTGCGCGGCAAGCTGTTTGATCTGCGCGGGGGAAACGGTTTCCGGTGCGAGGGTTATTAAAACGATCTCATCGCCTTGCGCTTGATAGGTTGCCATGTCCGTATCATTAAGGGGGCGGATAAAGTCGGCGTTGTGCGCGCCCTTTTTTTCTATGCTGATATGTGGGCCTTCAAGATGAATGCCAAGGATGGATGTGTCTTGCTGCCGCGCCTGCCGCATCGCTTCGATGGCGGCGGCCATGATTTCGGGCGTGTCGGTGATACAGGTGGGTAGAAGGCGGGTTGTGCCTGTCCTTCTATGCGCCGCCGCGATGGCCAGAACGGCCTCAGCCGTCGGCGTGGCGTTAAGAAGGACATTGCCGCCGCCGTTCACCTGACAATCGATATAGGCGGGGGCAAGAATATGATCGCGGCAAGAGAATTGTTGGAAATCGTTGGGGACTTTATCGTTGGGGACAATATCCACGATATGGCCATCGGCCAGCAAAAGGGCTTGCTTTTCAACGAAAGCCTCGCCCGTAAACAGGATGGAATCGGTTAAAGCAACGGGTGGGGATGAGATTGTCATAGCTTGCACAAGCCCTTCGGGTGGATTAGTGTTTGTTTCTCAAAAAGATTCTCAGTCCCCTTGAACAAACAGGTTCCCATGCACTCTACAAATAGCGATAGCCTTATACAAGAAGTTGATGACGATTTGGCCCACAAGCAGATGGAGGCTCTGTGGAAGAGGTATTCCCCGTTTGTTATCGGGGGGGCGCTGATGATTATCGCGGCGACGGCGGGCATTACAGGCTGGAAGAACTATAAAACACAAGCCGAGCAAAAAGCGACGCAGACCCTCGTTGAGATTGTGGACAAGGATTATAAGACGCCGGAGGAGAAAATCGCGGCGTTTGAATCGTATGCCAAGGGAACCCGTGAAAAGCCTTTGGCTGTTTTTGCGAAGTTTGAGGCTGCGGCTCTGGCTTTAGAGCAGAATAAGCGCGATGAGGCTATCGCCCTTTATGATGGGGTGGCCGCCGATACGTCCGTTGAGCCTCTTTATCGTGCCCTTGCCGATCTTTTTGCTGTGCAGGCACTGTTGGATTCAGGCGATCCCGCCGCGCTAGAGGCGCGGTTGACCCCGTTGATGAAACTGGAGAGCCCTTGGCATTTTTCTGCTTATGAGTTTGCGGGCTATCTGGCTCTTCGCACGGGCGATAAGGAAAAAGCAAGAAAGCTTTTTGCCGAGCTTAAAGCGATGCCTGAGACGCCGACTTCGATGGCGATGCGGGCAAGCGATATTTTACAGTGGCTCGGTGAGGGGAAATAAAGGATGAAACGTGCTATGCCCTCTTTCCTGTCTTTTCCCTTCTTAGCGTTGTTGGTTCTTTCGCTGGCGGCTTGCGGATCCGATAAAGCGACCAAGGAGGGGGAGGGGGCTTCTTCCGGCAAACGGATTGCTGTCTTGGAAGAGGCGCATAAACAACTGGCGGGGCAGATCCCTGACTTTGTTGTCGAGGTTCCTGCACCCGCCATTAACGCGGACTGGGCGCAAAACGGCGGCAATGCGCAACACGCCATGGGGCCGTTGGCTTTGGCGGGATCAACAACGCCTTCCAAAAAATGGTCGGCGAGTATCGGGTCTGGCTCTAGCGGCGATTACAAGCTTCTTTCGACGCCCATCGTGAATGGGAAAACGCTTTATGCGATGGATGCAAAAGGCCGCGTAAGCGCTTATGATACCAAGGATGGTGATCGTCTTTGGCGCGTTGATACCGTTGCGCCCGAGCGTGATGGCGATGCGATGGGCGGTGGCCTTGCCTATGAGGATGGGGTCGTTTATGCGACCACGGGCTTTGGCGAGGTTTTGGCGCTCCGCGCAACGGATGGTGGCGTGATCTGGCGGCGTTCTTTGGGCAAACCCCTTCGCTCCGCGCCGACGATTGCCGACAAACGGCTGTTTGTCATCGATATCGAAAATGAAACCTTTATGCTGGACACCAAAACCAGCCTCGTCCTTTGGGCGCATAAAGGTATCGCGGAAAGCGCAACCCTGATGGGTTCATCCAGTCCGGCGGTGAAGGGTGATACGGTCGTTGTGGCGTATAGCTCTGGTGAGGTTTTTGGCCTTAGGGCTCAAAACGGGCGCGTCGTGTGGGGTGAGGTTTTGGCGGTTCCGACCAAGATTGGCGCGTTGCCCGCCATTGCGGATATTCGCGGCCTTCCCGTTATGGATAAGGGGAGCGTTTATTCTATCAGCCACAGTGGACGCATGGCCGCGATTGATGAACGGCGCGGCGACCGTTCATGGGAGGCTGATGTTGGGGGTGTCAACACGCCCTTTACCTCCGGCAATGTCGTTTATGTTGTGACGAATGATAGCGAGCTTCTCGCGGTTTCGCGTCAGGATGGACGCATCGTTTGGGTGACGCCACTTCAGAAATTGAAAAAACCGTCGGATCGGGACTCTAAGCCTGTTTCTTGGTGGGGGCCGGTTCTAGCGGGGAACCGTTTATGGCTTACCAATTCTTTGGGCCATCTAGCGTCCTTTGCGCCAGAAACGGGCAAGGCGTTGCAGGATGTCGATCTGGATGATCCTTTCTTTTTGCCGCCCATTGTGGCGGGGCAGACCCTTTTTGTCCTTACGGACAAGGGTGAGTTGATAGCTCTGCGGTGAGCAAAGCCCCTCCATTGATCATAAAAATGCTTTAAAAACGAAGCCCTAAGAGTCGTTCTTCAATGTTTTTGTGAAACAGTGGCGATGGGAAGGCCGAAAGGGGTATTGCCCCGTCTTTACCCTCGTCGTGACCTTCCTGCCGCAGGGCTGGCTATAATCAAAAGAAATAACACCATCCCCTTGATGACTATCGACTATTGGTTGCGTACCCTTTAGAACAGTAGGAGTCGTGATTCTATCTTGGGTGTTGCCCTGCCTATGTCTTTATCTGTTCGCTTCTCATCTTGCTTGATGGTCTTGGGTTTGACGCTTGCGTTAGCGGCGTTTTTTCCTGTGGCTGCACGGGCGCAAATGCCGGCTCCTTCGGTTCAAACCTATGTTGATCAGGTTGAGCCAGACACAGCGGGGCAGGGCGTTATGCCCGATGGCATGATTTGGAACCAGCCGCTTAAGGCGGGCGATATGGTTTTGCCACGACAAAGCGCGACAAAAGCAAAACCCAAGGCGACGTTCGTGCCAGCTGTACCTTCTGCGTTGAATGGCCTTGCAGCGCCGAAGCTTCCTTTGGCGTCTGCTAAGAAAGCTGTTCCACCCCAAATTAAAACGGATAAAAACAGCACGGCGAGCCTTATGCTTTTGCAAGGGATGAAAACCGCTTTGCAAAAAGGCGGGCAGAATACTGATCTGCCTAAGTCTGATTTAGAGCCGCTCAATCCCGACTCTGTTAAAATTGACGACAGCATGACGCTATCTCCAGAGGCGGTAAAAGCGCCTTTGCTGAAAGCACCTGCGTCCGCGACGACATTGGCTGCGCCCATGGTTATTTCTCTTCCATCCAAGAAGGAAGGGTTTGTCGCTGGTCAAGAACCTAAAGTTTGGGGCTCTTCGCCTGACAAGGCGGCGGCTGTTAGCGGCTCTGAAGGCAAGCTCAAATCCACAACGGATGACGGGATGATGGATATCGTTTTCCCGCCTGAAATGACAAAGGATTCTGTGCCGACGGCTGCGTCAGCTTCTGGCGCAGTTGCCAATGACTTTGTGCCAACAACATTTGGATCAGCGCCAGCCTCGGCGGTTGGCCCTGTCGCGGCGGATGAATCGCTAAAAGCAACCGATATGGCAGAACAACCCTTGCCGCTTGAGCAGTCTTCGGCTCAACCTGCCAGTGACAAGAGCTTGTTCGATCGCATGGCCGCGCCATTCACTAGTATTTTTGGCGAGTCGGTTGATGAAAAGGCAGCGACTAAAAAGGCCGCGCAGGCTCATCCCTCTTTAGAAGAGGACGAGATAAACGGCGAGACAAAAGAAACGGGCGCGATGGGGGCGGATAAGGCTTCGAAGGCTTCCGATCTTTCGCCTCTTCCTATGACGGAATCGGCCACGCCATGCAAACCGAGTGTCACCAAGTGGACGCGCGAGTGCGCTGATGCGGGGTATCCGGCTCACTTTGTCGGGAAAATTGTCGGGGAAACACGCGTTGTGTGCCCATCAGGCGATGCGCGTGACGTATGGCTCAGTAACAATTGCGCCGCGCCGATTGCTTCGTCGCCTTTGGCGGTGTCTGCACCTGAGACGGATTCTGCGCCTATGCAGCCTGTTACCTCGATGGCCCATGAGCCCCAAAGCGCGGTGTCGGTTGTTGTGCCAGAGGAAAAAGTGTCCTCGATTGATGCTTCGTGCGGTGTGGCCAATGGGTTGGCGGCTGATAGCAAGCCCGCTGGCGATTTATGCTCGCAGGGGCAGGCGACGTCTGTTCTAGGTGAAGGTCCATGGCGCTGGAGCTGTAAGGGGATGAGCGGCGGCGTGACGGTCAGCTGCGCTGCGCCTGTTGCGGCGGGCGCTTCGCTGAAGAAGGTCGACTCTAAAGAATCAAAAGCCAGCGATGCGGCCAAGACGGCCGCTTCGGCTCTTGTCGATGGGCAATGCGGCGCTTCGGCAGGCGTTGGGACAGAAACAGTGCCCGTTGATGCCCTTTGTAAGCAGGGACAACCCAGCCGCGTGAACGGCGTGGGGCCTTGGACATGGGCCTGCAGCGGATCCAATGGCGGTGTGGCGGCTTCGTGTAACGCGCCGCGTAAGATGGATGGTGCCTGTGGCACGTCTCATGGCGTTGGGGCTGATAGCTTGCCGATGCGTGATCTTTGTACAGCGGGTTATGCCAGCGCTGTGACAGGGCAGGGGCCTTGGAACTGGACGTGCTCAGGCCTTTACGGTGGCGGCGCGGTAATGTGTAACGCCCCTTTAAAGAACAACGGTATTTGCGGCGCGGCCTCAACACGAGGTCACCGTGAAGCGCCAACCAGCGAGCTTTGCAACAGTGGCGCGGCCGGATCCGTATCGGGAACGGGGCCTTGGACGTGGTCTTGTGATGGCGGTAGTGGCGGCGCGAGCGTCAACTGTAGTGCTTCGCCGTTGACAGATGGCGCCTGTGGGCCTGCCCATGGCAGCGCTTACGCCAAAACGCCAACGGAAGGGCTTTGCTCATCGGGTCATGCCACACGCGTGACAGGGCTTGGGCCTTTCAACTGGTCTTGCTCGGGCGAGAATGGTGGCGCAACGGCAAGTTGCACAGCCTCGCTGGGAACAAAGGAAGAGATCGAGTCTGTTGTATCTTGCGGTGAAGCGGTTGAGACCTTGGCGCTTGGCAAGCCAACAGAAAAACTTTGTGCCTCTGGTAAAGCCAGCGATGTTGACGGTGTAGGGCCATGGACGTGGACTTGTGCGGATGATGCTGGTCACGCGGCCTCTTGTTCGACACTCAGCGCGAGCGCGGGCGTGTGTGGCAAGGCGGCCAATGTTTCAAGCACCAGTGAGCCGAAGAGCAAGCTTTGTGAGGCAGGCACGCCCAGCGATGTGCGCATGCATGCCAAGACAGAGTGGCAATGGGATTGTGCCGGAACGATGGGCGCTAGTGCCGTTTCTTGTTCGGCCCCCATAGCGGCGGCAGCGGCGGCTAAGACGGAGACTCTTTCTACGCCCAAGGAAAAGACACCACCTCAACCTTCCGCGCCGGAAGCCGTTTGTGGAAGTTCTGCGGGAAAAAGTCTGACCGAGAAACCCGATGACGACCTTTGTTCGGCGGGTAAGGCGAGCGCGGTGCGCGGAGCAGGTCCATGGAGTTGGACGTGTGGTCAGAAGGCCAAGGTAACATGCGAAGCGCAAAAAACAGCTGATGGCCTGTGTGGTGCGGCCAAT from Bdellovibrionales bacterium harbors:
- a CDS encoding tetratricopeptide repeat protein; translation: MHSTNSDSLIQEVDDDLAHKQMEALWKRYSPFVIGGALMIIAATAGITGWKNYKTQAEQKATQTLVEIVDKDYKTPEEKIAAFESYAKGTREKPLAVFAKFEAAALALEQNKRDEAIALYDGVAADTSVEPLYRALADLFAVQALLDSGDPAALEARLTPLMKLESPWHFSAYEFAGYLALRTGDKEKARKLFAELKAMPETPTSMAMRASDILQWLGEGK
- a CDS encoding SAM-dependent methyltransferase, whose amino-acid sequence is MTALENILRDVIKAEGPVTVARFMQLALSHPQHGYYIKGDPLGVAADFTTAPEISQMFGEMIGLWMVEQWQAQGSPAPFTLLELGAGRGTLLADALRATAKVPNFHTAMRLRIIESNETLKAMQRDKLAAYHPTYGADLSDLPEHPVFMIANEFFDVMPIHQYERHAEGWRERLVGLDETGSLIFVAGTQTIPLPLPEGVSFYELSPAAIGLAQAMGSHIAAQGGAALIIDYGYAENSGSDTLQAVSGHASVDPLARAGAVDLTAHVDFAALRLVALKEAVFVPPIIGQGAFLKALGIDLRARQLKMQGTLEQADAIDEALHRLTSAEEMGVLFKVMAISPKAFQDLAGFP
- a CDS encoding tetratricopeptide repeat protein, whose translation is MTDYTNAAFKEVFEQANAGDITAQAEILSRTAARKLGDDALPYLQEIAEKGNVRAQGVLGTCYQFGIGVEVDPEEAVKWFRMAAEQGIADAQYIFGVCCHEGTGVKQDNVEAVKWFRQAAEQGFPLAQYVLGTCYQFGIGVYVDPVEAVKWYRASAEQGNADAQCNLGICYGDQIGVRVDPKKAVKWLRKAAVQGHACAQIKLGVCCEYGFGVKKDFVEASNWLAAASQQGDREAVDRLFELCKKDATLREAFIKAMGTATRPEAKAPQAQLPTCKA
- the lgt gene encoding prolipoprotein diacylglyceryl transferase: MFAILFPSIDPVFFSVGPVEIRWYALAYLAGFLGGWWLCMKLARLNPKGKPTAKDYDDFLTWAVIGTILGGRLGYVLFYQFDYYWAQPLEALQVWHGGMSFHGGMLGVITAALLFVRARKLSFFAFTDVLAVVTPIGLGLGRLANFVNGELFGRVTEAPWGVVFPRGGDLPRHPSQLYEASLEGAVLLVIMLVLAFNPKVRAKEGLLSGLFLALYAAFRFGVEFFREPDAQLGFLFAGATMGQLLCVPMFLFGSYLIARAFKKESKE
- a CDS encoding PQQ-binding-like beta-propeller repeat protein — its product is MKRAMPSFLSFPFLALLVLSLAACGSDKATKEGEGASSGKRIAVLEEAHKQLAGQIPDFVVEVPAPAINADWAQNGGNAQHAMGPLALAGSTTPSKKWSASIGSGSSGDYKLLSTPIVNGKTLYAMDAKGRVSAYDTKDGDRLWRVDTVAPERDGDAMGGGLAYEDGVVYATTGFGEVLALRATDGGVIWRRSLGKPLRSAPTIADKRLFVIDIENETFMLDTKTSLVLWAHKGIAESATLMGSSSPAVKGDTVVVAYSSGEVFGLRAQNGRVVWGEVLAVPTKIGALPAIADIRGLPVMDKGSVYSISHSGRMAAIDERRGDRSWEADVGGVNTPFTSGNVVYVVTNDSELLAVSRQDGRIVWVTPLQKLKKPSDRDSKPVSWWGPVLAGNRLWLTNSLGHLASFAPETGKALQDVDLDDPFFLPPIVAGQTLFVLTDKGELIALR
- the pgeF gene encoding peptidoglycan editing factor PgeF, producing the protein MTVECLKAASLNAMMSVTHGFFTRAGGVSQGVFASLNGKMGLADDPLFVRENRRRVNVALGVKDNVFVACNQIHSTEVIPVAAAWDSAHEPPADAMVTRKRGVTLGIVTADCAPILFADEAAGVIGAAHAGWRGALGGVIENTLEAMERFGATRGAIKAAIGPCIWQESYEVGANFKMPFLAQSDANEMFFKPAQREGHFLFDLPAYIAARLREAGVESVERPPADTFADKERFFSYRRETLGIEANAGRQMAAIALVNA
- a CDS encoding OmpA family protein; translation: MSLSVRFSSCLMVLGLTLALAAFFPVAARAQMPAPSVQTYVDQVEPDTAGQGVMPDGMIWNQPLKAGDMVLPRQSATKAKPKATFVPAVPSALNGLAAPKLPLASAKKAVPPQIKTDKNSTASLMLLQGMKTALQKGGQNTDLPKSDLEPLNPDSVKIDDSMTLSPEAVKAPLLKAPASATTLAAPMVISLPSKKEGFVAGQEPKVWGSSPDKAAAVSGSEGKLKSTTDDGMMDIVFPPEMTKDSVPTAASASGAVANDFVPTTFGSAPASAVGPVAADESLKATDMAEQPLPLEQSSAQPASDKSLFDRMAAPFTSIFGESVDEKAATKKAAQAHPSLEEDEINGETKETGAMGADKASKASDLSPLPMTESATPCKPSVTKWTRECADAGYPAHFVGKIVGETRVVCPSGDARDVWLSNNCAAPIASSPLAVSAPETDSAPMQPVTSMAHEPQSAVSVVVPEEKVSSIDASCGVANGLAADSKPAGDLCSQGQATSVLGEGPWRWSCKGMSGGVTVSCAAPVAAGASLKKVDSKESKASDAAKTAASALVDGQCGASAGVGTETVPVDALCKQGQPSRVNGVGPWTWACSGSNGGVAASCNAPRKMDGACGTSHGVGADSLPMRDLCTAGYASAVTGQGPWNWTCSGLYGGGAVMCNAPLKNNGICGAASTRGHREAPTSELCNSGAAGSVSGTGPWTWSCDGGSGGASVNCSASPLTDGACGPAHGSAYAKTPTEGLCSSGHATRVTGLGPFNWSCSGENGGATASCTASLGTKEEIESVVSCGEAVETLALGKPTEKLCASGKASDVDGVGPWTWTCADDAGHAASCSTLSASAGVCGKAANVSSTSEPKSKLCEAGTPSDVRMHAKTEWQWDCAGTMGASAVSCSAPIAAAAAAKTETLSTPKEKTPPQPSAPEAVCGSSAGKSLTEKPDDDLCSAGKASAVRGAGPWSWTCGQKAKVTCEAQKTADGLCGAANGSVQKEAPSSGLCSSGAATPVSGSGPWMWSCIGSGSGSSASCSVASQAQTKVDGLCGAASNAVINQAPVSGLCDSGMPSSVYGAGPWTWTCSGMNGGIASTCATSKVLPKAPPPPGPLVNGLCGASNGVSSLVAPEEDMCSAGMATALSGNGPWNWSCIGANGGMTVSCTAPLTPPAPIVGMCGAAHGVSTLTTPKSGLCGAGIVSAVSGKGPWTWSCSGTNGGGAVSCVAPLAGKGASTQSLPSMVTPSNGDEAPAPKAAPLGLVTPQLSSKAVLPALKPGTLPSLKSTGKIKKDASSGDMGAPLSAPALPEGTKAMTPPPVRDASLPPAGLKPPVIDSEGKTVPGTRLVLEPEASLISFERGSDKLDKDAVEVVENLIRILKAHGEARITLTAYSDTNGTITPREARRLSLNRALAIRDFMTTKGIASSRVDVRPMGANVPSGDMDRVDVKVN
- the nagA gene encoding N-acetylglucosamine-6-phosphate deacetylase, whose amino-acid sequence is MTISSPPVALTDSILFTGEAFVEKQALLLADGHIVDIVPNDKVPNDFQQFSCRDHILAPAYIDCQVNGGGNVLLNATPTAEAVLAIAAAHRRTGTTRLLPTCITDTPEIMAAAIEAMRQARQQDTSILGIHLEGPHISIEKKGAHNADFIRPLNDTDMATYQAQGDEIVLITLAPETVSPAQIKQLAAQGIIVSLGHSAASADQVRAALAAGAKGFTHLFSAMPPMGGRDPSLAAMALDDAESYVGLIGDGVHVAPEMMRLAAHAKAKDRLFLVSDAMPPAGAEKPEPFNLCGSKAASNGQACYNEKGGLCGASLTLGECVPRCIRDARLDPELVLRMASTIPAEFLGLGHRFGKLLPTYAADIVMLDHSFKTQKVWQNGKAVA